The DNA sequence GGTTCATAATTAACAAACCAAGAACGGTATATAGCCTGAGCTTGTTGCTCTAAATTATTGTTTATAACATATCCCATAACTTCTGTGGGTGGCGGGAGTTAATATCAGGGGACTTCCGCCCCATAGTCGTTCTCTAAAATATTTCAAAGGAGAATTGACTGTGAAACAGAATTTAATCAAAGATGTTATTCAGGGAATGTTGCCTTACCTGAACAACGCGCAAAATGAAAAATTGCAAGAGGTGTTGCGATATACTCTTGCAAAGTATGAGGTAACGGAAAATCAAAACAAAGAGAAATACTCGGAGCAGAACTATGTAGAGTTATTTCTATCGGCAAAGAGAATAGAGGGCTGTTCCGAGAAATCTCTTAAATACTATAAGGCAACTATTGAAGCCATGCTTGATGAACTTCAAAAAGATGTTAAACACATAGTAACAGACGATATACGCGGATACCTGACAGAATATCAAGAAAAGAAGAAGTCAAGTAAGGTTACGATAGACAATATTCGTCGTATTCTGTCCAGCTTTTTCTCTTGGTTAGAGGATGAAGATTACATACTGAAAAGCCCGGTTAGGCGCATACACAGAGTAAAAACTGGTACTAATATTAAGGAAACATACTCTGATGAAGCTTTGGAGCTTATGAGGGATAACTGCACAGAGCTTCGAGACTTGGCGATTATTGATATGCTTGCTTCAACGGGTATGCGTGTTGGCGAAATGGTGCTGCTCAACAGAGATGATATTGACTTTAATGAAAGAGAATGTGTTGTTTTTGGTAAAGGCAGTAAAGAGCGAGTGGTTTATTTTGATGCTCGCACAAAGATACATTTACAGAATTACTTGGAGAGCAGAAGGGACAATAATCCGGCACTGTTTGTTTCACTGAAATCACCGCACAAAAGATTGAAAATAGGCGGCGTTGAAGTCCGTCTGAGAGAATTTGGAAAGCAATTAGGACTTAACAAGGTACACCCGCACAAATTCAGGCGTACACTTGCAACTATGGCAATAGATAAAGGAATGCCCATTGAGCAGCTTCAACAGCTCTTGGGGCATAGAAAGATAGATACAACCTTGCAATATGCAATGGTCAAGCAGAGCAATGTTAAGATTGCTCATCGTAAATATATTGGATAGAGAGGAAAACGAATATGGCTGAATGGAACAATACATATCTTTCTGACGTTTTAGTAGATAAAGGCTATATAAGAGGACCATTTGGATCAGCACTTAAAAGAGGTGATATGAAAGATAATGGTATACCAGTATATGAACAACAACATGCTATCTATAATAGTAGACATTTTAGATATTATATTGATGAGCAAAAGTTCAATGAGATGAAGCGATTTCAGGTAAATACTGATGACTTAATAATAAGTTGTTCAGGGACAGTAGGAAAAGTTTCTATTATCAGAAGTGATGATCCCAAGGGGATTATTAGCCAAGCACTTTTGCTGTTAAGAGTAGATCAAAATAAGATATTGCCGTTGTATTTGAAATATTTCTTTACATCAAGAGATGGATATAATGCTATTGTTTCACGTTCAAGTGGTTCTGTACAAGTAAATATTGCCAAAAGAAATGTTATCGAACAGATACCGCTTATGCTACCAAAGATAGAAACTCAAAGGAAAATAGTTGAGATACTAAATTCTATCGATAAAAAAATTGAAGAAAATGAAGAAATAAACAATAATTTAGAGCAGCAAGCTCAGGCAATCTATCAGCAAATGTTCATAGATAATGCTCGTTCTGATTGGGCAGAAGGCACTTTAAGTGATATTGCTGATATTACAATTGGTCAGTCGCCAAGTGGCAGTAGCTATAACGAGGACGGAACTGGCACAATTTTCTTTCAAGGTCGTGCGGAATTTGGATTTAGATTTCCGTCAGTTCGTCTATACACCACTGAACCTAAACGAATGGCACGGTCAAATGATACTTTGATGAGCGTTCGAGCGCCGGTAGGCGACCTAAATGTCGCTCATACGGATTGCTGCATTGGTCGTGGACTTGCTGCCATTCATTCTAAATCCAACCATCAATCCTTTGTTCTTTACACGATGTTTTCGCTAAAAAAGCAGTTAGATGTTTTCAATGGCGAGGGAACGGTTTTTGGTTCTATCAATCGTAATTCGTTGAATGATATGCCAATTCTTATACCATCTGATGATATTTTGGACGAATTTGAAAGGATTGTAGCACCGATGGATTTAACCATTCGCAATAATTACGATGAAATTTGCCGCTTGCAGGATATTCGTGATACCTTGCTTCCTCGTTTAATGTCCGGTGAACTTGATGTCTCTGATATAGACATCTAAGCCACTAAATTATTGTTTATAATTTTCAAATGAATGAAAAAGGGAGGAAAAATATATGAAAAAACAGCCTATTTTAGCAATTTGTTATGATTTTGACAAAACCTTATCTCCAGAAGATATGCAAGCACAAGGATATATACAGTCGATTGAGTATGAAGTGGCAGATTTCTGGAAGGAATCAAATAAGTTAGCATCAGACAATGATATGGATCAAAATCTTGCTTATATGTATATGATGCGTGACAAATCAAGAGGAAAAGTATTATTCACAAAGGAAACATTACGTCAAGATGGTGGTAAGGTACGATTGTTTCCAGGGGTTAGCACATGGTTTGACAGAATTAACGAATATGGTAAAAGTAAGGGGGTTATTGTAGAACATTACATTATTTCATCTGGATTAAAAGAAATGATTGAAGGTACAGAGGTAGCAAAAGAGTTTAAGAAAATATATGCAAGTTCATTCTATTATAATGATGCAGGAGAAGCAGTATGGCCGGCACAGGTAGTTAATTATACCAATAAAACACAATTTTTGTTTAGAATAGAAAAGGGAGTGCTTGATGTAAATGATCAAGAAGTTAATTCTTTCTTTGAACCTAATCAGTATAGAGTGCCATTTAGAAATATGATTTATATTGGGGATAGTGATACGGATATTCCGTGCATGAAGCTTGTAAATATAAATGGAGGACATTCCATAGGAGTGTATGATTCTGATTCAAAGGATAAATCAAAGGTTTTCAGGATGCTTGATGAGAACAGGATAAAATATTTTGCTCCAGCTGATTATGAAGAAGATTCAACACTTGAACGATTGGTTAAAAAAATAATTGACAGAACTATCTCTAATGAAATTCTTGAAGAGATTCATTTTGATTGTGTATCAGAGAAAATATCTGAAACGAAAGGTCAAAGTGAAGAAGAACGCAAGAAAGAAGAATTAATAGATAAACTTGAAGATAGTGAAAGCTTTGCTAATACGCATACGGTTATAGGACAACTTTCAAAGATTAAAGACTGGTCGGTAAAGCAAAAAAATAAGTTATATAAAATTGCATTAGAAAACACACAAGTCATGTATATTTTGAAAGATAAGGATGTTAAGAAATTTTATAGCATGATTTGTAAGGATGATAATAACGAAGATGCTGTGAAGATAAAAGAAATTATATATGAAGAGTAATTAAGTTTACAAATGAGGAACAGAAAATATTTTTCTTATTGGAATATAACGAAAAATACAGGAGGTTGAACATGCCAAATTTATTTACAGAGGATACATATGAACAGGCAATCATTGAATTGTTTGAAAACATGGGCTATGACCACCTCTACGCTCCGGATTTTGATAGAGATTATACCAGTCCGATTCTGGATTCTATTCTGAGAGATAGTTTGGTGCGTATCAACCGTGGTCTGCCTGTAGAAGCTATTGATGAGGCAATGTCTAAATTAAAGAATTTTGATACCGGAAGCCTGCTGCAGAAGAATATGATATTCATGGATTATCTGCAAAATGGCGTTACGGTTAAGTTTTTTGTGAAGGGCGAGGAGCAATCGTCGATTGTACGTTTGATTGATTACCAAAATGTAAATAGCAACTCTTTCTATGTGGTAAATCAGTTTACGTTTTTAGAAAATGGAAATAACCGTCGTCCGGATATTATTCTATTTATTAACGGATTGCCTCTTGTTTTGATGGAATTGAAGAGCCCGGCTAAGGATGAAGTTGGAGCAGAAAATGCATTTCATCAGATTCGAAATTACATGCAGGATATTCCATCTATTTTCTATTATAATGCGATTTGTGTAATTAGTGATTTATCTACGAATAAGGCTGGAACTATCACCTCCGGATTAGATCGTTTTATGGAATGGAAAACAAAAGACGGTAATTATGAAGATACTGCGTATGCGTCCTTTGAAACTTTCTATGAGGGTATGTTCCAAAAGGAACGTTTGCTTGATATTTTGAAGAATTTTATTCTTTTTTCAGGCGTAAGCAGTAATCGTTTTAAAGTATTAGCAGGATACCATCAGTATTTTGCAGTACGTAAAGCTATTGAGAAAGCAAAGGTAGCAACAAAGACCGATGGTAAGGGTGGTGTGTTCTGGCATACACAGGGCTCTGGTAAGTCATTGTCGATGGTATTCTATGCACATTTATTGCAAGATGCATTAGATAGCCCGACCATCGTAGTTATGACAGACCGTATTGATTTGGATGATCAGCTCTATGCACAGTTTTCACAATGTGCAGATTTCTTGCGTCAAACACCGGTACAGGCGGAGAGCAAGGAACATCTGAAGTCACTTCTTGATGGCAGAAGTGCAAATGGAATTATATTTACTACGATGTTTAAATTTGAGCGTGGAGAGAAAGCTTTATCGGAACGCAGAAATATTGTTGTTATGGCGGATGAAGCACATCGTGGACAATATGGTTTTGATGAGAAAATCGTTATGTCAGAGAATGAAAACGGTGAAAAGGAAGCACATACGGTAATTGGTAATGCCCGTGTTATTCATGACGCATTGCCGAATGCTACATTTATTGGCTTTACTGGTACACCGATCTCAGCTAAGGACAGAAATACTCGTGAGGTTTTTGGTGACTATATCGATGTTTATGATATGACACAGGCCGTGGAAGATGGCGCTACTCGTCCGGTTTATTATGAAAGCCGTGTAGTTCATCTAAAGTTGGATGAGAATACGCTGGCGTTAATTGATTCCACTTATGATGTCTTGGAGCAACAATCCGATGCGCAAACGATCGAGAAGAGCAAAAAGATGCTTGGCCAGATGGAAAGCGTACTGGGAGCAGATTCTACGATTGAATCTCTTTGTGATGATATCGTTGAACATTATGAAAAATACAGAGCAAATCTTCTGACAGGGAAAGCCATGATTGTGGCGTATTCTCGCCCGATTGCAATGAAAATTTACCGCCGCATCTTAAAAATTAGACCTACATGGACAGATAAAGTTGGTGTGGTTATGACTGGTGGTAACAATGACCCGGAAGATTGGAAAGAGATTATCGGAACCAAAGCGCACAAAGAAGAACTCGCGAGGAAATTTAAAGATAATAATGATCCAATGAAAATAGCCATTGTTGTAGATATGTGGCTTACCGGATTTGACGTACCTTCTTTAGCTACCATGTATGTGTACAAGCCAATGCATGGCTATAATTTGATGCAGGCAATAGCTCGTGTTAACCGTGTATTCAAGGACAAAGAAGGTGGCTTGATCGTAGACTATGTTGGAATTGCGTCAGCTCTAAAGGCGGCGATGAAAGAATATACGAAACGCGATCAGTCTAAATATGGTGACATGAATATTGCAAAGATGGCCTATCCGAAGTTTCAAGAAAAGCTGCAGGTATGCAAGGATTTACTGCATGGCTTTGATTTTAGCGGCTTTGTAGGTGGTTCTCCGCTTACAATGGCTAAGCTTATTACGGGTGGTGTAAACTTTATTCTCGATGCAAGTGTACCAGAAAGAAAAGATTTGTTCTTGAAGGAAGCTATGCTTTTGAAACAGTCTCATTCGCTTTGTTCAAGTATGACAACAGAACAGGAAAGGCATGAAGCAGCTTATATGGAAGCTTTGCGATCTACGGTTATTAAGATCACTTACGGTGGTACCGGTGGAAAGAGCCTGTCGCTTACTGAGATTAACGATCAAATCAACGAACTTTTGAAAGCGGCAGTACAGAGCGAAGGTGTCATCAGCTTATTTGACAGCAGCAAAAGTGGTGGTGAAAATTTCAGCTTGTTTGATCCGGCAGTCCTGGATGAAATCTCTAGGATGAAGGAAAAAAATATAGCTGTCGAGATCTTGAAAAAACTCATGGCCGAGCAAGTGGCTCTTTACAAGAGAACAAATGTGGTACAGTCACAAAAATTCTCGGAAAAGATTGCACAACTGATGAACTCTTATTATAACGGACTAATCACCAATGAAGAAGTTATTAAAGAACTGCTGAAAACTGCAGAGGAAATTGCAAATCTCTATAAGAATGGTCAGAAACTGGGGCTTTCACAAGAAGAGCTTGCATTTTATGATGCCCTTACAAAACCAGAGCATATTAAGGATTTTTATAAGAATGATGAGTTGATTGCTTTGACAAGAGAACTTACAGAAATGCTTCGTAAGAATCGCACTATCGATTGGCAGAAGAAAGAAACTGCTAGAGCGCAGATGCGTAAGATGGTTAAGCGACTCCTCAAGAAATATAAGTATCCGCCGGAAGACTATGATTTTGCAATAAGCACAGTAATTAGTCAGTGTGAGCTTTGGACGGATAATGTGGAACCACGAAAAGAGGAAAAACTCTATAAATATGTATCTGAAATAGAACTAAGCAAGGTGGCAGAGGATACGGTTTCTTATGGAGAAAAGAAGTAATGGAGGTGCGATATGGATGCACGTAAAGGCAATATTTATGAGATATTGAACGGAAATAAGCAATTCTTGATTCCGGTTTATCAGAGATTCTACAGCTGGGATATAGATCAGTGTAAACGACTTTGGAACGATATTGTAGAGATGCAGAGAAAAGGTAAAGTGGGCCATTTTGTAGGTTCTATTGTTAATATTGCTGAACAGGCAATGCCAACAGGTGTTCAGAAATATATGATTATTGACGGCCAACAGCGAATGACTACCTTAACACTGCTTCTTCTGGCTTTGCGTGATTATGCAATAAAGAATCCGAATGACACAACAATCAATGCTCGTCGTATAGATAATATGCTTCTAAAAAACGAGTATGAAAGTGGTGATGAACGATATAAGTTACTGCTGACTGAAACAGATAGAGATATTCTTATAAGCCTTGTTGAGGAAAAGCCAATTGCAGAAGGCACTAGATCAAGACTGATTGAAAATTACAATTTTTTTGCTGGAAAACTTGCTGATAAAGAAATTCAGCCTGCAGAGGTATATGAGTCAATTGGAAAATTACAAATTGTTAATATCACATTAGATCGCGCTGTTGACGATGCACAGGCAATTTTTGAAAGTTTGAATTCTACTGGTAAGGAACTTTCTGAATCTGATTTGATTCGTAACTATGTTTTGATGGGATTAGAGCCATCTGAACAAACTTATGTATATGAACATCTTTGGCGGCCTATGGAACAGCTGTTTATCTATGAAACGCAAGGAACGGTAATGGATGCTTTCTTCCGCCATTACTTGACCATGAAACTTTCTCGTATTCCAAAGCAAGGACGTGTATATGAAGAATTTAAATTGTATCATTTGAATTGTGAATTTGGAACTATCAGAGAATTATGTCAAGATTTGCTTGAATATGCAAAATATTATACAAATATTGTATTCAAGCGAAATACTGACACGGATTTAAAGAAGTTATATGAGGACATTATCGATTTAAGAATGGAAGTATCTTACCCGTTCTTGCTGAAAATTCATCATGACTGCGTAGAAGGACTAATTACATCAGATGAACTGAAGAAAATTTTGAAGCTTTGTATTAGCTATGTTCTGAGACGTGCAATTTGTGAGATCCCGACCAACTCAATGAACAAAACCTTTGCAACATTGAAGAATTATATTAGACCAGATGATTATCTGAATTCTATTAAGGCATTTTTCGTGATGCAGGATACATATAAAGAATTCCCAGATGACGATAAGTTTGAAGATGCATTTGTAAGCCGTGATATTTATAATATGCGTGCTAGAAATTATATTCTCAGTCGTTTGGAAAACTTTGAAAACAAAGCTCCGATTATAATAGAGAATTACACCATTGAGCATATTATGCCGCAGAACAAAAATCTTTCTTTAGAGTGGCAAGCTGATCTTGGTACTGAGTGGCAAGAGGTTCAGAAAAAGTATTTACATACAATTGGCAATCTTACTTTGACTGCATATAATTCTGAAATGAGTGACAGGCCTTTCTTGGAAAAGATGGATATGCCGGGTGGATTCAAAGAAAGTGCACTTAGGCTTAATAAATATGTGGTTTTGCAAAATAAGTGGAATGAAAAACATATCCAAGAGAGGGCAAACGAATTAGCAAAGAAAGCAGAATCTATTTGGCCATATCCAACTTTAACAGTTGCAGAACTTGCGCCATATCAAGTAGAAGATAAAACAGTGCAGAAATATTCCTTGGAAACATATGATGTGAATGCTTTTACAAGAATACTATTCGAGTCTTTAGATAAGCGCATTATGAACTTATCCCCTGCGGTTAAGAAGGAATATAAAAAGTTGTATGTTGCCTATAAACTAGATACTAATTTTGTTGATATTGTTTTTCAGAAACAAAGATTGCGTATCTCGATTAATATGAAGTTTTCAGAGATTAATGACCCTAATGGTATTTGCAAAGATATTACTGGCTTAGGACGTTGGGGAAATGGCGATGTAGAATTGTTTATGGAGCATCAGGATGAATTAGAGCAAATCATGGAAATTGTGAAACAATCCTTTGATGCACAGGCAGAGTGATGATTTCTGAATAGGCCAAGTCGAAAGCTCTCCCGACGGCTAACATCAAGTAGGACGTATCGTGTCATGTGGAGACTATAATAGGGCTACGTCGTACAGATTCGTGAAAATCCTTGAATTTACGCACTTTTGCAGCTTTTTCAATTTCGGCAGAACCGATGTGAAAAGGAATAAAAAGCAGATAGTGGACAGAATTCATGTCGTTGTCGGCTATAGAGTCGACACGAGGGACACAATATTCTTTGATGAATAAAAGTGAATAAAATAGCCAATTTGGCAGGGATATTTAATTACAAATATTGAATATCCCTGCCTTTTATTTTTCTATTCAAGGAGGTGCCTATATGTTAAAGATAAGGCTTCAAGGGACAAAAAATGACATACGCTGGTTTGTACGTTTACTTCAGAGAGATAAGCGATTTGACGTGAATAATGTTTCGACTTTTTTCGATAATGTTGGAACAGATAAATATAAACGTGTGTATGCAGAAGTATCAAGAAAGAAAAAGGATTCTGGTAAGAAACCAAGTAACGTTATGCAGGTAGAAGAAAAATGCCACTATGTAGGAAGTGGCATGGTGATTCGATAGAAATGGAGGTACAGACTTGAAAGTACAGGAGGGATACCGACTTGGCAGCATTGTTCGCAGAGATTTTTGCCCTGCGTTACAAATAGATGCAGATTCCGAGCAGGTTGTAACTTCAATGCTGAATCAGAATTTTGTCCCCATCGTTGATGGCCGGAATGCTCTATGCGGGATTCTGACAAGGAAACGGCTGATTGAATTTCTGGCACAAGCTCGTGATAAAAAAGAATAAGTCCTGCATCTTTAGACGGTCTTAATACAGATGCGCATTCTCTTTTACTTTCTTTACTCCCTTTGATTTATAATTAAGGGCACATAAAGGGGTATAAAGGAGGATTGCAGTTATGGGAGTAGTGTTGTTAAAAAGGAAGTTGACTTCGTTTCAAATTATCATCCTCGGGTTTTCCGGTGTGATCCTTTTCGGCACCTTCCTTTTAATGTTGCCGTTTTCCAGCCGAAGCGGACTGGCAACGCCTTTCTCGGATGCATTGTTTACTTCTACCTCAGCAGTTTGTGTAACCGGACTCATTATACATGATACGGCAACATACTGGTCGGCCTTCGGCCAGTTTGTCATTTTACTGCTGATTCAGATTGGAGGCATGGGGGTTATTACCATAGCCGCATCTTTTGCAATGATTTCCGGTCGGAAGATTTCTTTGATGCAGCGCTGTACCATGCAGGAGGCGATTTCAGCGCCAAAGGTAGGGGGAATCGTTCGCTTGACTGGCTTTATCGTCAGGGTGACACTGGTGATGGAACTGCTGTGTGCAGCCGTGATGGCGCCGGTGTTTTGCCGTGATTTCGGGAAAAAGGGACTTTGGATGGCACTGTTTCATTCCGTGTCCGCTTTTTGTAACGCAGGCTTTGATCTATTGGGTGTGCGCACTCCCTTTTCCTCCCTGACCAGCTATGCAGCAAATCCAGTCATAAACTTTACTATTATGTTCTTAATTGTGTTTGGAGGCATTGGCTTTCTGACTTGGGATGATATTCGGACAAATCGATTGCATTTGCACAAATATCGGATGCAGAGTAAGGTGATTCTTTGTACCACAGCGGTTTTATTGATCGTTCCGGCAATTTACTTTTATTTTTTTGAGTTTGCTGATCTTACCCGAAAGGAACGGCTTTTATCTTCTCTTTTTCAAGCTGTGACACCACGAACGGCGGGTTTTAATACGGTGGATTTAACTGATTTGAGTGAGGCCGGACAATTTATCACCATTGCGCTGATGCTGATCGGCGGTAGTCCCGGGTCTACCGCAGGCGGTTTGAAAACAACAACCATTGCTGTTTTGCTTACTACTGCGATTTCTACCTTTCGGCGCAGAGAAAATGCCAACCTCTTTGGACGTCGCATTGATGATGATGTCGTAAAAAATGCAGCGACAATTTCGCTTATGTATATCACGCTATGTTGTACCGGTGGGCTTATCATCAGCGTTTCCGAAGGACTTCCCATGCTTACCTGCCTTTTTGAAACTGCCTCAGCTGTTGGCACAGTCGGCCTGTCCCTGGGAATTACGCCGGAACTGAATCTGCTCTCACGGAGTGTTTTGATTCTGCTGATGTTTTTTGGACGAGTCGGTGGCCTTACATTAATTTTTGCGGCCTTGTCCAGTGCACAAAAGAAAGTTTCAAAACTACCAAAGGAAAAAATAACAGTAGGATAAAGGAGACATTATGAAATCAATTCTTCTAATTGGTCTGGGGCGATTTGGAAAGCATATTGCCCTGCACTTAAATCATTTGGGCCATCAAGTGATGGCGGTAGATACTTCGGAGGAACGTGTAGAGGCTGTTCTGCCCCTTGTTACCAATGCACAGATTGGAGACAGTACGAATGCCGATTTCTTGGAATCTCTCGGTGTTCGCAACTATGATGTATGCATTGTGGCCATCGGCAACAACTTTCAAAGTTCACTGGAAACAACTTCTCTGCTCAGTGAATTAGGAGCGAGGTTTGTAGTTTCCAGAGCTGCAACTGATGTTCAGGAAAAATTTTTGCTGCGTAACGGTGCAAATGAAGTAGTCTACCCGGAAAAACAGCTCGCAAAGTGGACAGCAATCCGTTACAGTGCGGATCACATTCTCGATTACATAGAACTGGATGAAAATCATGCCATGTTTGAGATTCCCATTCCCAAAGATTGGGCGGACCATTCGATTGGAGAGCTTGATATTCGTAAAAAATTCAATATTAACATTATGGGAATCAAGAAAAGCGGCAAGCTGGAGTTATCTATTACTTCAGACACAGTGCTGAAAGCAGGAGATACCATGTTGGCGTTAGGAAGTAACAGAAATTTGCAAAAGTGCTTTCATACTTGATTTTAAGAAAAATCAAAGGAATTGGGGGTGAATCCATGCAGGATGTTATTTTACTTGTAAGTACATCAGCCATATTTATTTTTGGGGATTTTCTGATGAATAAACTGGATGTTTTTCTGGAAAACAATTTTGAGCCGATTACCCAGAATCAAATCACACAAATAGCACTATGGAGGGATTCCAAAAAATTACCTGTCGTCGATTTTTTCATTGGATGCCTGAACAAATTTGCCGTGGATCAGTCGCAGATGTAGGCTTTGACGTTGTGTGTTATAATATTGAAAAAGGAAATCGCTTTTACTTGAGTGACAGATAGGAGGGTTAAAATGGAACTGCCAAGACAAGATCCGGATCAGCGTCTTCGTGTGATCCGTAACGATGCATCCACTAAGAAAAGCGGAAAACTCAAAATCTTTTTCGGTTATGCCGCAGGTGTCGGAAAGACCTATGCCATGCTTCAGGCGGCTCATCAGGCTAAGGAGCGTGGCATCGATGTGGTTGCTGGATACATAGAACCCCATGCCCGACCCCAGACGATGGCACTTCTGGACGGTTTGGAGCAGCTTCCTGTGAAACAAGTTGCTTACGAAGGAATGACCTTTCGTGAATTTGATATTGATGCTGCACTCAAGCGAAATCCTCAGCTCATACTGGTGGATGAGTTGGCCCATACCAATGCCGAAAGCAGTCGGCACACGAAGCGGTATCAGGATGTTCAGGAACTGCTAAATACTGGAATTGATGTCTATACGACTGTAAATGTCCAACATATTGAGAGTCTCAACGATACAGTAGCCTCTATCACCGGAATTCTTGTGCGGGAGCGTATTCCGGATTCCACCTTTGATCAAGCAGATCAGGTAGAACTGGTGGATATTGAGCCTGCGGAGTTGCTGGAACGACTGGCAAGTGGAAATGTGTACCGGGAAGATCAGGCGCAGCGGGCAACAGTTAATTTTTTCACGCTGGAAAATCTCACCGCATTGCGGGAAATCGCCCTCCGTCGGTGCGCTGACCGGGTGAACTTGCTGACGGAAAGCGCCAGAGTACAGAGCCGAGGCGATTACCATACAGACGAGCGCATTCTGGCATGTCTTTCCTCGTCGCCATCCAACGCAAAAATCATTCGGACTGCTGCAAGGATGGCAAGAGCCTTTCGGGGAACATTTACCGCTCTTTATGTGGAAACGACAAATACAGCGGCGATGAGTGACGATGATAAAAAACGTTTGCAGGATAATAAGCGTCTGGCTCAGCAACTTGGCGCTGCGATTGAGACAAGTTATGGCGATGACGTGCCTTATCAGATTGCGGAATTTGCCCGTCTTTCCGGCATCTCAAAAATCGTAATTGGACGAAGTACCATTGCACGAAAGAATATTTTCAGCAAGCCCACCTTGACGGAACGCCTGATTTCCAGCGTACCTAATCTGGATATTCATGTGATACCGGATGCCAGCACAGGAACCAGCTATCAGGAAAAAAAGAGTAAGGCGCAGGTAGATGCGATGCCCCTGCGTGATGTTCTGAAGAGTATAGCTGTATTGCTGGTAGCTACACTAATTGGCTGTGGCTTTGACGCTCTTGGGTTCACGGAGAGTAATATTATCGCAGTTTATATATTAGGCGTACTTGTGACCGCTGTAATCACAACCAACCGACTGTGCGGGATTCTGACCTCGGTTGTCAGTGTGCTGGTTTTCAATTTCTTTTTTACCACTCCGAGACTGACATTCCATTTTGACGATCCGAACTATATTATTACCTTTACCATTATGTTTATAGTAACACTGCTTTCCGGATCTCTCGCTACCCGGCTGAAAGAAAATGCGAAACAATCTGCCCATACAGCTTACCGTACAAAGATTCTTTTTGAAACCAACCAGCTTCTGCAAAAAGAGCAGGATGAGAATGCGGTAATCACC is a window from the Lachnospiraceae bacterium GAM79 genome containing:
- a CDS encoding tyrosine-type recombinase/integrase, with amino-acid sequence MKQNLIKDVIQGMLPYLNNAQNEKLQEVLRYTLAKYEVTENQNKEKYSEQNYVELFLSAKRIEGCSEKSLKYYKATIEAMLDELQKDVKHIVTDDIRGYLTEYQEKKKSSKVTIDNIRRILSSFFSWLEDEDYILKSPVRRIHRVKTGTNIKETYSDEALELMRDNCTELRDLAIIDMLASTGMRVGEMVLLNRDDIDFNERECVVFGKGSKERVVYFDARTKIHLQNYLESRRDNNPALFVSLKSPHKRLKIGGVEVRLREFGKQLGLNKVHPHKFRRTLATMAIDKGMPIEQLQQLLGHRKIDTTLQYAMVKQSNVKIAHRKYIG
- a CDS encoding restriction endonuclease subunit S; this encodes MAEWNNTYLSDVLVDKGYIRGPFGSALKRGDMKDNGIPVYEQQHAIYNSRHFRYYIDEQKFNEMKRFQVNTDDLIISCSGTVGKVSIIRSDDPKGIISQALLLLRVDQNKILPLYLKYFFTSRDGYNAIVSRSSGSVQVNIAKRNVIEQIPLMLPKIETQRKIVEILNSIDKKIEENEEINNNLEQQAQAIYQQMFIDNARSDWAEGTLSDIADITIGQSPSGSSYNEDGTGTIFFQGRAEFGFRFPSVRLYTTEPKRMARSNDTLMSVRAPVGDLNVAHTDCCIGRGLAAIHSKSNHQSFVLYTMFSLKKQLDVFNGEGTVFGSINRNSLNDMPILIPSDDILDEFERIVAPMDLTIRNNYDEICRLQDIRDTLLPRLMSGELDVSDIDI
- a CDS encoding haloacid dehalogenase-like hydrolase, coding for MKKQPILAICYDFDKTLSPEDMQAQGYIQSIEYEVADFWKESNKLASDNDMDQNLAYMYMMRDKSRGKVLFTKETLRQDGGKVRLFPGVSTWFDRINEYGKSKGVIVEHYIISSGLKEMIEGTEVAKEFKKIYASSFYYNDAGEAVWPAQVVNYTNKTQFLFRIEKGVLDVNDQEVNSFFEPNQYRVPFRNMIYIGDSDTDIPCMKLVNINGGHSIGVYDSDSKDKSKVFRMLDENRIKYFAPADYEEDSTLERLVKKIIDRTISNEILEEIHFDCVSEKISETKGQSEEERKKEELIDKLEDSESFANTHTVIGQLSKIKDWSVKQKNKLYKIALENTQVMYILKDKDVKKFYSMICKDDNNEDAVKIKEIIYEE
- a CDS encoding type I restriction endonuclease subunit R; translation: MPNLFTEDTYEQAIIELFENMGYDHLYAPDFDRDYTSPILDSILRDSLVRINRGLPVEAIDEAMSKLKNFDTGSLLQKNMIFMDYLQNGVTVKFFVKGEEQSSIVRLIDYQNVNSNSFYVVNQFTFLENGNNRRPDIILFINGLPLVLMELKSPAKDEVGAENAFHQIRNYMQDIPSIFYYNAICVISDLSTNKAGTITSGLDRFMEWKTKDGNYEDTAYASFETFYEGMFQKERLLDILKNFILFSGVSSNRFKVLAGYHQYFAVRKAIEKAKVATKTDGKGGVFWHTQGSGKSLSMVFYAHLLQDALDSPTIVVMTDRIDLDDQLYAQFSQCADFLRQTPVQAESKEHLKSLLDGRSANGIIFTTMFKFERGEKALSERRNIVVMADEAHRGQYGFDEKIVMSENENGEKEAHTVIGNARVIHDALPNATFIGFTGTPISAKDRNTREVFGDYIDVYDMTQAVEDGATRPVYYESRVVHLKLDENTLALIDSTYDVLEQQSDAQTIEKSKKMLGQMESVLGADSTIESLCDDIVEHYEKYRANLLTGKAMIVAYSRPIAMKIYRRILKIRPTWTDKVGVVMTGGNNDPEDWKEIIGTKAHKEELARKFKDNNDPMKIAIVVDMWLTGFDVPSLATMYVYKPMHGYNLMQAIARVNRVFKDKEGGLIVDYVGIASALKAAMKEYTKRDQSKYGDMNIAKMAYPKFQEKLQVCKDLLHGFDFSGFVGGSPLTMAKLITGGVNFILDASVPERKDLFLKEAMLLKQSHSLCSSMTTEQERHEAAYMEALRSTVIKITYGGTGGKSLSLTEINDQINELLKAAVQSEGVISLFDSSKSGGENFSLFDPAVLDEISRMKEKNIAVEILKKLMAEQVALYKRTNVVQSQKFSEKIAQLMNSYYNGLITNEEVIKELLKTAEEIANLYKNGQKLGLSQEELAFYDALTKPEHIKDFYKNDELIALTRELTEMLRKNRTIDWQKKETARAQMRKMVKRLLKKYKYPPEDYDFAISTVISQCELWTDNVEPRKEEKLYKYVSEIELSKVAEDTVSYGEKK